In Armatimonadota bacterium, one DNA window encodes the following:
- a CDS encoding Lrp/AsnC ligand binding domain-containing protein, whose product MVKAYVLVSAKPGTSEDIVNFLKKASEVKGVVSADSVFGRYDAIITLETENLEMLSQVLYKVIEKIPNVVRTETCIVMFSGNRR is encoded by the coding sequence ATGGTCAAGGCCTACGTCTTGGTTTCGGCCAAGCCGGGAACATCCGAGGACATCGTAAACTTCTTGAAGAAGGCTTCAGAGGTGAAAGGAGTTGTTTCCGCTGATTCCGTGTTCGGGCGATACGACGCCATAATAACTCTCGAAACCGAAAACCTCGAAATGCTTTCCCAAGTTTTATACAAAGTGATCGAGAAAATCCCCAACGTGGTCAGGACGGAGACCTGCATCGTGATGTTCAGCGGGAACAGACGATGA
- a CDS encoding glutamine synthetase: IYKLDPERRRQLGIRELPGSLREAVEELLSDRDFLKPVFSDDLIEVMTELQLKAFIDVTTKPHPYEFYLYFDV, encoded by the coding sequence ACATCTACAAACTCGACCCAGAAAGGAGAAGACAGCTCGGCATAAGGGAGCTGCCCGGCTCGCTGCGGGAAGCCGTAGAAGAGCTTCTGAGCGACAGAGATTTTCTCAAGCCTGTTTTCAGCGATGACTTGATCGAGGTTATGACGGAGCTGCAGTTGAAGGCTTTCATCGACGTGACCACGAAGCCGCATCCCTACGAGTTTTACCTGTACTTCGACGTGTGA